Sequence from the Candidatus Dependentiae bacterium genome:
TTGGTCATACAAATGCGTTTGCATTTGACGGTGCTCTTTATTTTAATCCCTGTTTTAACGAAACATTATCATATGAAGAAAAACGCTTCCTGGTGGGCCATGAAGCAGCTCATTTAGAAAAAGAGCATTCTAATAAACGTGTACTTATGAGTGTAGCAATCCTAAGTGGTGGCTATGCGGCTCATAAGCTATTAAGTAAATATTTTTGGCCAAAAATTAAAAATGATTATCTAAGACATGCTGCTCAAGCAGCAAGCTATGTAGCAGAAGCGATAGCAAGCGGCTTAATTTCTACAGCACATATTAGAAGTCAAGAACTTGAGGCTGATAGAGTGTCAGCTCTTAAAGGGGGAATTGAAGGTGGTGTACAATTTTTTGATATGTTTGCAGTACATTATGTTAATCCTAGTACCTATGATTCTTATATTAAAAGATTGTTTGTAACACATCCTTCACCTCAAGAACGTAAAGCACAGTTGCTTAAACTCAAAACTAATTAAAGGCTTTTTGATGATTTTTAAAAATATAAAATTACTGGCTTTATTCTGTATAGGTTTAAATCTACTACATGCACAAGAGATCACTCTTAGTCCCTACGCTGAACATTTATCCGGAGGACTGCTTTCACCTGAGCTAGAAAGCACTAGTGCTCAATTGTTTAAAGACTTGGCTATTGCTGTTGTTCCTATGCGAAAACCTTCAAAATGCCTTATAAAGTTTTATCCAAATGTAGTCTATAGAGTGCTCTATTTTAAGCAGTTTAATTGCTGTTATGTTGATGAAGAATTTTTTGCTTCACTTACCTATGATGAAAAGCGAGCTGCTTTAGCATATGCTCTTCATGCTGACAAGTTATCAGGAGAGATTTTTGAAACTAAGATAGAAACAGGATTGACGTTACTAACTACTCAATTAGCAGTTGCTGCAGGATCATATGTTGCTCTTGATTACTATTTTCCTAAAAGCTCAGTTGAGTTAAAGGCATTTGGTACCTGGCCATTATTATTGTGCTCTGCCTTAGTGACTGGTAAGCGCCTAGTGAGATTATTTGAAAATGACGATGTGCTGATTGATGACTCTATAGGTACTAAATTTAACTGTAAAGCTGGTTTGCTTGGTTTATTAAAAAAACAAATCAACATAGATCCAGAATCGAGCTGGCTTTTGTCAACTAACATACATAAACGTATTGCTCACTTAGAAAAAGAACTTATTAAAGGAAACTAATACATGAAAATTAATTATTATATTGTATTTATGGCTTTGTCAGCTATAAATATAATAAAATCGGATGAACCTCAATTAAGCTATTACGGTAAATTTCTTTCAGGTGGTTATATAGCACCCCAAGTAGAAAGTAGAATACAAGGTATCTATCAAGAGTTAGAAATTCCTGTTATGCCGCATATACGTAAAGCAGCACCACATTTATTGGAAAAATTTCCTGAGATAAAGTATAATTTTACCAAATATACCATTATAGATGGTAACTATGTAGATTGCTATTATATAGATGAGGATTTTATAGCCACACTTACTGATGAAGAGTTAAAAGCTGCAGTTATTCGTAATCTATATGCTGGTGAAGCATGGGTTCAGATTACGAATAAAAGAGCAGTTTGGATTGTGCTCTTACCATCAGTTTTGCTCTACGGCTCTATTGGTGTGTCCGCTGGTACTTATCTTTTATTAGAAGAATATTATCCTAAAACAAGATGGCCTAAAAAAAGTTTGGCAGCGCTGGGCTCATTTCTTGTCTTTAATGGTGCAATAATTAAATGTATAGAATTTATAAAAAGAAACGACGAGCTTATTATTGACGAGTACTGTGTCAATAAAGGTAATTGTCGTGAAGGAATGATAGGCTTTCTTCAAAAACAAATTGCTGCTCATCCAGAGCTTGCAAAAGACAAGCTACACACAAGACGTATTGCTCAGTTAGAAAAAAATAGAATAGCACCTGAAGCACCAGTAAACCAACAAAACATACAAATAGAGAAAGAGTCCGTATGATTTCTAAAAAAATATATATTTTACTGATCTTAACTTTTATAGGCTGTAACGGTTTAGCCGTACACCAAGTGCCTTTAAGCTCCTATGCAGAAAATGCATCTGGAGGTAAAGTTGATGAAAAATTGGAAAAAAGAATTAAGGCTATTTTGCAGTCTTTTAAGATAAAAGTTATACCGCACGTACGTAATATTTCAGAAACTATGTTTGATACTGATGCGTCTTCTCGCTGTAATGCTTTGCCAAAGTATGGCTGCTATTATGTTAATGAACATTTCTTTTCTTTACTAACTGATGAAGAGCTGAAAGCTTCTTTAGCTTATACGCTGTATGGTTCTAAGGCAACTGAAGTGCGTCTTGAGCACAAGTCAAATATAACTACCGCTGGTTGGCTGGCATATGCAGCTATTTTAGGCGGGGTGTGGTATAAACTTTCTATAAAAATGCCTCAATTAAGCAAGCTTAGTGCATTTTTATATGCTTCTGCTGCAGGATCCGTTGCTTTTTCCGGATCGCGATTATTCGTTGAAAATATGACTAAAAATGATCGTTTGTATGTAGATAAGCTTATTGTACAAAAGACAAAAAATCCTCAAGCATTAGCAGGGTTTCTTAAAAAATCGGGTGCTTATGATCCTATCTCATTTGACAATGAATCTATGAGAAGTCGTATAGCTGCACTTGAAAATTCTGACTATATATTTTAAACCTTTTTATCTAATTTTATCTTTAGGAATGTATATATATGTTAATAAAATATAGTAAACTACTTTTGCTAGCAGTAATAATGAGCTTTAGTGCTCTCCAAACAGCACAGTTGCCTTTAAGTGACTACGCAGAAAAAAAGTCTGCAGGTAGGCTTTCAGAAAACTTAGAAAATAGAATTGCTACCATACTTGAATCATTTAAAGTTAAGAATATACCCCATATACGCAAAATTTCAGAGGCATTACTTCAGTCTGATCCTGCGGGTTATTATGATGTACTACAAAAGTTTAGTTGTTATTATATTAACGAAGAATTTTTTGCAAATCTTACTGATGATGAGTTGCGTGCATCTCTTGCTTATACTGTGTATAAACCTGAAGCAATGCAAATACGAGCAGCTCAAAAACTAACAACAAGTACTACAGGGGCAACAATTAGTTGGTTAACCTATATTTCGACGTTAGTGTATTTAGACGCTTATTATCCAGCTATTTCTTGGCAAAGGAAACTACTTTCTTGTGGTGCCACTAGCTTATCAGTTTCAGCAGCAGCCGGTTTAGTCAACCGTTCTTTAACCAGTAACGATATTTATTATTATGATAACTATGTTTGTCGAAAAGCTCAGTGCAGAGATGGCCTTATAGGTTTGCTTAAAAAGTTTTATGCTGCTGATAAAGTACTCTTTAATAAAGATGATCTTACTAAGCGTATAGCTCAACTACAAAATAACATTTAGTTGCTTATACAAATTATCAGTAGAGTTTTTAAATAACTTATAAAAGAAGCACTAAAGTCGTTTTCTCTAGTGCTTCTTTTGTTACTCTGCTACAAGTGTGCCATCTTTTACCTTAACGGTAATAGCTGTGCTTTGCGGATTTTTTAATAAGTGCTGCGATACAGGAACACTTATATAAGTTTGAATTGCACGCTTTAAAGGTCGTGCACCAAACTCTGGATCATAGCCTAAATGAGCAGCTTGTTCTAAAGCTTGTGTCGTTACGGTGAGCGTTATACCATTAAGCTCTAAGCGTTCTTCTAGTTGCTTTACTTGTATTTTTGCAATTTCAGTCACATCAGCAGATGACAATGCCTTAAAGAACACGATAGCATCAATTCTATTTAAAAACTCTGGTCTGAAATGCTTTTGAAGCATCTTTTCTATTTGTTGTTTAACAAGAGCAGTAAGTTCTTTTGCTTCAAGAATCAACTGAGATCCTAAGTTTGAAGTCATAATAATAATACAGTTTTTAAACGATACTGTGCGACCTTGACTATCGGTTAAATGACCTTCGTCAAGTATCTGTAAAAAGATATTAAAGACATCCGGGTGAGCTTTTTCTATTTCATCAAAGAGAATAACACTGTATGGGTGTCGGCGTACTGCTTCTGTAAGTTGTCCCCCTTCTTCAAAACCAACATACCCTGGAGGAGCGCCTATAAGACGAGCAACTGCATGTTTTTCCATA
This genomic interval carries:
- a CDS encoding M48 family metalloprotease — translated: MLKISYKNAFFLFFLNVFLVTCSHAHEADIVTKILRKCSEFTKGQITPFGKQALPLKEEQEIRKILKELSIEAEIPLYAMTNSTIAKFGHTNAFAFDGALYFNPCFNETLSYEEKRFLVGHEAAHLEKEHSNKRVLMSVAILSGGYAAHKLLSKYFWPKIKNDYLRHAAQAASYVAEAIASGLISTAHIRSQELEADRVSALKGGIEGGVQFFDMFAVHYVNPSTYDSYIKRLFVTHPSPQERKAQLLKLKTN